A region of Kribbella sp. NBC_01245 DNA encodes the following proteins:
- a CDS encoding ABC transporter ATP-binding protein produces MAVVEVRGLKKLFDGGRVRRRAQARVHAVDGVDLATSEGEYLVLLGPSGCGKTTLLRTIAGLEQPTEGEIRIGGHVVNELPPRARRVAMVFQSYALYPHKTVRANIVFPLKAAQIDKAKRAEKAKWAAELLGIERLLDRKPRQLSGGERQRVALARALVRDPSVFLLDEPLSNLDAKLRASARDELKRFQRRVRTTTIYVTHDQVEAMGLGDRIAVMYQGRIRQIGPPVEVYDDPADTFVATFLGSPPMNLVARDDVLVGFRPEHLLPAQIVPGDDRLVVPFQVDRVEYLSGDRHLYGTVRGLGEETRVIARLPTTVTSPVEPGEEYDFAVHAERLRFFDAGSGRRTEPVSVRTGP; encoded by the coding sequence GTGGCCGTCGTCGAGGTCCGGGGGCTGAAGAAGCTGTTCGACGGCGGGCGGGTCCGTCGCCGTGCCCAGGCGCGGGTGCATGCGGTCGACGGCGTCGACCTGGCGACCTCGGAGGGCGAGTACCTCGTGCTGCTGGGGCCGTCGGGATGTGGCAAGACGACGTTGTTGCGCACGATCGCGGGGCTCGAGCAGCCGACTGAGGGTGAGATCCGCATCGGCGGGCACGTCGTCAACGAGCTACCGCCCCGGGCGCGCCGGGTTGCGATGGTGTTCCAGAGCTATGCGCTCTATCCGCACAAGACGGTGCGCGCCAACATCGTCTTCCCGCTCAAGGCAGCGCAGATCGACAAGGCGAAGCGGGCCGAGAAAGCCAAGTGGGCCGCCGAGCTACTCGGTATCGAGCGGCTACTCGACCGCAAACCACGCCAGCTCTCCGGCGGCGAGCGGCAGCGGGTCGCGCTGGCCCGGGCACTCGTCCGCGATCCGAGCGTCTTCCTGCTCGACGAGCCGTTGTCCAACCTCGACGCTAAGCTGCGTGCGAGCGCCCGCGACGAGCTGAAGCGGTTCCAGCGGCGGGTCCGGACGACGACGATCTACGTCACCCACGACCAGGTCGAGGCGATGGGTCTGGGTGACAGGATCGCCGTGATGTACCAGGGCCGGATCCGTCAAATCGGCCCGCCGGTCGAGGTGTATGACGATCCCGCCGACACCTTCGTGGCCACGTTCCTGGGCTCGCCACCGATGAACCTGGTCGCGCGCGACGACGTACTCGTCGGCTTCCGCCCCGAGCATCTGCTGCCGGCACAGATCGTGCCAGGCGACGACCGGTTGGTCGTGCCGTTCCAGGTCGACCGGGTGGAGTACCTGTCCGGCGACCGGCATCTGTACGGCACAGTGCGCGGGCTCGGTGAGGAGACCCGGGTGATTGCCCGGCTGCCCACGACCGTCACCTCGCCGGTCGAGCCGGGCGAGGAGTATGACTTCGCGGTGCACGCCGAGCGACTGCGATTCTTCGACGCCGGTAGCGGCAGGCGCACCGAGCCGGTGTCGGTACGGACCGGTCCATGA
- a CDS encoding AraC family transcriptional regulator: MSHDRAPAVADREATLSLALARLRLQGAIFLRGEYSESWAYESLPPRDALAVLAPGAERMILFHVVASGRAWIETRDGERHWAGAGDVIVLPYGDSHRMGGTEPAACVAVSDLIEAPPWSRMPVIRYGKGGAVTHLVCGYLVSDDPLFDPRLRALPPVFVVRPPEGAAREWVRASIDYAAQQTALVAGDRMEAPTPVPQLLLLEILKLHLAGAPAEETGWIRALRDPVLAPALAAMHGSPGEKWTLLALARAAKVSVSLLDERFREVLGLAPIRYLTGWRMHVARDLLRTSDLGVASIARRVGYDSEEAFSRAFKRETGLAPAVWRAACPAA, encoded by the coding sequence ATGAGCCATGACCGCGCCCCCGCCGTAGCTGACCGGGAAGCCACGCTGTCGTTGGCGCTGGCCCGGTTACGACTCCAGGGGGCGATCTTCCTGCGCGGGGAGTACTCGGAGTCCTGGGCGTACGAATCGCTGCCGCCGCGGGACGCCTTGGCCGTGCTGGCGCCGGGTGCCGAGCGGATGATCCTCTTCCACGTCGTCGCGTCCGGGCGCGCATGGATCGAGACGCGTGACGGAGAGCGGCATTGGGCGGGGGCGGGCGACGTGATCGTCCTGCCGTACGGCGACAGCCACCGGATGGGCGGGACGGAGCCGGCGGCCTGCGTCGCGGTGTCGGACCTGATCGAGGCGCCGCCATGGAGCCGGATGCCGGTCATTCGCTACGGCAAGGGTGGCGCGGTGACTCACCTGGTCTGTGGCTACCTGGTCAGTGACGATCCGCTTTTCGATCCACGGCTGCGCGCGCTGCCGCCGGTGTTCGTGGTGCGGCCGCCCGAAGGCGCGGCGCGCGAATGGGTGCGCGCGAGTATCGACTATGCGGCGCAGCAGACCGCCTTGGTCGCCGGTGACCGTATGGAGGCGCCGACGCCGGTCCCGCAGTTGCTCCTGCTCGAGATCCTCAAGCTGCACCTGGCGGGAGCCCCGGCGGAGGAGACCGGTTGGATCCGCGCGTTGCGCGACCCTGTGCTGGCCCCGGCGCTCGCCGCGATGCACGGATCCCCCGGGGAGAAGTGGACGCTGCTCGCGCTGGCCCGAGCGGCGAAGGTCTCGGTGTCGTTGCTCGACGAGCGCTTCCGCGAGGTGCTGGGGCTGGCGCCGATCCGGTACCTCACGGGCTGGCGCATGCACGTTGCGAGGGACCTGCTTCGTACGTCGGACCTCGGTGTGGCGTCGATTGCGCGACGGGTCGGCTACGACTCGGAGGAGGCGTTCAGCCGCGCGTTCAAACGCGAGACGGGCCTGGCGCCGGCAGTGTGGCGCGCCGCCTGCCCCGCCGCCTAG
- a CDS encoding carbohydrate ABC transporter permease — protein MTQTSAPTAAVPEVEVGQRRRLADRDGLLAWVFLLPSVIYIVALAAIPFFLAIAFSFSDVTAGDPSFDWVGLRNYARVFDDPVFWQSLRNTVIFTAISMLLIVLLGKILANVLIADFRGKWLVRFLVLLPWTTPVALSTIAWLWLLDSVFSPIDWVLREVGVIDANMYWLGEPDLAIASVILVHVWRLVPLAAVIMMAGLVAIPRDVQEAAEVDGAGFWRRMFEITIPLTMPIIAVAALFGAILTFTDMTVVYVLTRGGPTNSTQVLASWAFFRGIEGGDVGQGAAIALFLFPLLLAAAVAILRSVRRMEVT, from the coding sequence ATGACGCAGACCTCGGCACCCACGGCCGCCGTACCCGAGGTCGAAGTCGGCCAGCGCCGCCGGCTCGCCGACCGCGACGGGCTGCTCGCGTGGGTCTTCCTGCTGCCGTCGGTGATCTACATCGTCGCCCTCGCCGCGATCCCGTTCTTCCTCGCCATCGCGTTCAGCTTCAGCGACGTGACCGCGGGCGACCCGAGCTTCGACTGGGTGGGCCTGCGCAACTACGCCCGGGTCTTCGACGACCCGGTCTTCTGGCAGTCGCTGCGCAACACGGTCATCTTCACCGCAATCTCGATGCTGCTGATCGTGCTGCTCGGAAAGATCCTCGCCAACGTCCTGATCGCCGACTTCCGCGGCAAGTGGCTGGTCCGCTTCCTCGTCCTCCTGCCCTGGACCACTCCCGTCGCACTGTCCACGATCGCCTGGCTGTGGCTGCTCGACTCGGTGTTCTCGCCGATCGACTGGGTGCTGCGCGAGGTGGGCGTCATCGACGCCAACATGTACTGGCTGGGCGAACCAGACCTCGCGATCGCCTCGGTGATCCTGGTCCATGTCTGGCGGCTGGTTCCGCTCGCGGCCGTGATCATGATGGCAGGCCTGGTCGCCATCCCAAGAGATGTCCAGGAGGCGGCCGAGGTCGACGGCGCCGGCTTCTGGCGGCGGATGTTCGAGATCACGATCCCGCTGACGATGCCGATCATCGCTGTGGCCGCGCTGTTCGGCGCGATCCTCACCTTCACCGACATGACCGTGGTGTACGTGCTGACCCGTGGCGGGCCGACCAACTCCACCCAGGTGCTGGCGAGCTGGGCGTTCTTCCGCGGCATCGAGGGCGGCGACGTCGGGCAGGGAGCGGCGATCGCGCTGTTCCTGTTCCCGTTGCTGCTCGCCGCCGCCGTCGCGATCCTCCGCTCCGTACGCCGGATGGAGGTCACATGA
- a CDS encoding ABC transporter substrate-binding protein translates to MNDSGLLSRRDLLWMAAAAAAVSACGGGGGDSGPPDAAVPAPSPTFAEPTAALSGDLRILLWSHFVPAHDTWFDPFAKAWGEQVGVNVTVDHINNAEIPARIAAEVQARQGHDLIQYIAPLSQFEPSVLDLKDVAAEAAKRYGEQLPLCVKSSQNPTTGKHYAYAPSWAPDPGDFRKSLWESVGLPNGPTSWDELLRGGAEIKKSKNVQMGLGMSQEIDSNMAGRALLWSFGGSIQDTNEQVVINSPETIAAVEFMQRLFKDTMTNEVFSWNAASNNQGLIAGQMSYILNSISAWRTAQEAAPEVADDVFFVPALKGPKAALAAQHVMYNWIVPSHARNADAAKEFLLHYTGNFALATYHSRLYDLPAFPKLVPQLNDWLDKDPFGAKPANKLAVLKNAIEWSTNIGHPGPANTAVGEVFATFIIPNMYAKAARGELNPQQAVADAERQIKPIFDKWRRRGLIAE, encoded by the coding sequence ATGAACGATTCTGGGCTTCTCTCGCGTCGGGACCTGTTATGGATGGCTGCTGCGGCCGCCGCGGTCTCCGCCTGTGGCGGGGGCGGGGGTGACAGCGGGCCGCCGGATGCGGCCGTGCCCGCGCCGAGCCCGACGTTCGCCGAACCCACGGCGGCGCTCTCCGGCGATCTGAGGATCCTGCTGTGGAGCCATTTCGTGCCCGCGCACGATACGTGGTTCGACCCGTTCGCCAAGGCCTGGGGCGAGCAGGTCGGGGTCAACGTCACCGTCGACCACATCAACAACGCCGAGATCCCCGCGCGCATCGCGGCGGAGGTCCAGGCCAGGCAGGGGCACGACCTGATCCAGTACATCGCGCCGCTCTCGCAGTTCGAGCCGAGCGTGCTGGACCTCAAGGACGTCGCCGCCGAGGCGGCGAAGCGATACGGCGAGCAGTTGCCGCTGTGCGTCAAGTCCAGTCAGAACCCGACGACCGGCAAGCACTACGCGTATGCGCCGAGCTGGGCGCCCGACCCCGGCGACTTCCGGAAGAGCCTGTGGGAGTCGGTCGGCCTGCCCAACGGCCCGACCTCGTGGGACGAACTGCTGCGCGGCGGGGCCGAGATCAAGAAGAGCAAGAACGTCCAGATGGGGCTGGGCATGTCCCAGGAGATCGACTCCAACATGGCTGGCCGGGCGTTGCTGTGGTCTTTCGGTGGTTCGATCCAGGACACGAACGAGCAGGTGGTGATCAACTCCCCGGAGACCATCGCCGCCGTGGAGTTCATGCAGCGGTTGTTCAAGGACACGATGACCAACGAGGTCTTCTCCTGGAACGCAGCATCCAACAACCAGGGCCTCATCGCCGGTCAGATGTCGTACATCCTCAACTCGATCTCGGCCTGGCGCACCGCTCAGGAGGCGGCCCCGGAAGTCGCCGACGACGTGTTCTTCGTCCCCGCGCTCAAGGGCCCGAAGGCCGCGCTCGCCGCGCAACACGTCATGTACAACTGGATCGTCCCGAGCCACGCTCGCAATGCCGACGCAGCGAAGGAGTTCCTGCTCCACTACACGGGCAACTTCGCACTCGCGACGTACCACTCGAGGCTGTACGACCTGCCAGCCTTCCCGAAGCTAGTACCGCAGCTGAACGACTGGCTCGACAAGGACCCGTTCGGCGCCAAACCGGCCAACAAGCTCGCAGTGCTCAAGAACGCGATCGAGTGGAGCACGAACATCGGTCACCCCGGCCCGGCCAACACTGCGGTCGGTGAGGTCTTCGCGACCTTCATCATCCCCAACATGTACGCCAAGGCTGCGCGCGGCGAGCTGAACCCGCAGCAGGCGGTCGCCGATGCCGAGCGGCAGATCAAGCCCATCTTCGACAAGTGGCGGCGTCGCGGCCTGATCGCTGAGTAA
- a CDS encoding peptidase inhibitor family I36 protein: MLRKLAVVLAAMAAAVAFAPAANATTAAVPTKATAMLAPEIAIPARVAASTCDSSYLCFWVDSDYRGERGKFSGNNAHWSNYGQPDCQDGNWNDCASSAKNRGTSCSVTLYEHHSYSGDAETIGRGGDRSNLRNQGMNDKTSSNRWC, translated from the coding sequence ATGCTGAGAAAGCTCGCCGTCGTTCTGGCCGCGATGGCCGCCGCTGTGGCGTTCGCGCCGGCCGCCAACGCGACCACCGCAGCAGTACCGACCAAGGCCACCGCCATGCTCGCGCCTGAGATCGCCATCCCGGCGCGGGTGGCCGCCTCAACCTGCGACTCGAGCTACCTGTGCTTCTGGGTTGACTCGGACTACAGGGGGGAGCGGGGCAAGTTCTCTGGCAACAACGCACACTGGAGCAACTACGGGCAGCCGGACTGCCAGGACGGCAACTGGAACGACTGCGCCTCGTCGGCCAAGAACCGGGGCACGTCCTGTTCGGTGACTTTGTACGAGCACCACAGCTACAGCGGCGACGCAGAGACGATCGGCCGCGGCGGCGACCGCTCGAACCTGCGCAACCAGGGGATGAACGACAAGACGAGCTCCAACCGCTGGTGCTGA
- a CDS encoding glycoside hydrolase family 27 protein encodes MSTARFLRRALVQATAFTVVLTTTLMSSAPAQAKSDFSVKPFMGWSSWSVQSSSHPDYGTKWLTEGHIKATTDAMASKLKRAGYTNINLDAGWNANWAWEFRTDANGIPEADPERFPNGIASLAKYVHGKGLKIGLYGGAGLQKPIYEKAAPIVGTNCTTKDIVVLPLTPTNMWGGDWKIDFAKPCAQAYIDSIADKFASWGVDFVKIDGVTTDNIPDIKAWSNAIDQSGRKMWLTASAWPVPREAGEGLQPWANSVRVDTDIECYCNTVATWTSSVDNRWEDLPNWLDVVKPNYWPDLDSMPISNNTGVGIQDGINDIERQSVMTFWSMASSPLYVGGDLANLDRKAVSILTNPEVIAVDQAGVIPTQVSGGTLQVWKKRLPNGKLAVAVYNLGTETASITVPWSQLGIRGNREVRDLANRRNLGEFKNSWTATNVPAHGSRVITVS; translated from the coding sequence ATGTCCACCGCTCGTTTCCTTCGCCGCGCACTCGTGCAGGCGACCGCGTTCACCGTCGTACTCACCACGACTCTGATGTCCAGCGCACCCGCCCAAGCGAAAAGCGACTTCAGCGTCAAGCCGTTCATGGGCTGGAGCAGTTGGAGCGTCCAGTCCTCCAGCCATCCCGATTACGGAACGAAGTGGCTGACGGAGGGGCACATCAAGGCGACCACCGACGCGATGGCCTCGAAGCTCAAGCGCGCCGGGTACACCAACATCAACCTCGACGCGGGCTGGAACGCCAACTGGGCCTGGGAATTCCGCACCGACGCCAACGGCATTCCCGAAGCCGATCCGGAGCGTTTCCCGAACGGCATCGCCAGCCTGGCGAAGTACGTCCACGGCAAGGGCCTCAAGATCGGCCTGTACGGCGGTGCCGGTCTGCAGAAGCCGATCTACGAGAAGGCAGCACCGATCGTCGGCACCAACTGCACGACGAAGGACATCGTCGTACTGCCGCTCACGCCGACCAACATGTGGGGCGGCGACTGGAAGATCGACTTCGCCAAGCCTTGCGCGCAGGCGTACATCGACTCGATCGCGGACAAGTTCGCGTCCTGGGGCGTCGACTTCGTCAAGATCGACGGCGTCACCACCGACAACATCCCGGACATCAAGGCCTGGTCGAACGCGATCGACCAGAGCGGCCGCAAGATGTGGCTGACCGCGAGCGCCTGGCCGGTACCGCGGGAGGCCGGCGAGGGCCTGCAGCCCTGGGCGAACAGCGTCCGCGTCGACACCGACATCGAGTGCTACTGCAACACCGTGGCGACCTGGACCTCCTCGGTCGACAACCGGTGGGAGGACCTGCCGAACTGGCTCGACGTGGTCAAGCCCAACTACTGGCCGGACCTCGACTCGATGCCGATCTCCAACAACACCGGCGTCGGCATCCAGGACGGCATCAACGACATCGAACGGCAGAGCGTGATGACGTTCTGGTCGATGGCCTCATCGCCGCTGTACGTCGGGGGAGACCTCGCCAACCTTGACCGCAAGGCCGTCTCGATCCTCACCAATCCCGAGGTGATCGCGGTCGACCAGGCCGGCGTGATCCCGACCCAGGTCAGCGGCGGAACGCTGCAGGTATGGAAGAAGCGGCTGCCCAACGGCAAGCTCGCCGTCGCGGTCTACAACCTCGGAACCGAGACCGCCAGCATCACGGTGCCGTGGAGCCAGCTCGGCATCAGGGGAAACCGGGAGGTCCGCGACCTGGCGAACCGGCGGAATCTCGGCGAATTCAAGAACTCCTGGACCGCCACCAACGTCCCCGCCCACGGCTCCCGCGTCATCACCGTGTCCTGA
- a CDS encoding carbohydrate ABC transporter permease — protein sequence MRAAEVERMRRQARRRHIASRVTVYVLAAMAALFAAGPFLWAAITAFKENRDLYRRDNNPFIFNLAPTREHVDYLFTSTDFPTFVWNTLWVGLLVTAITLGLGLPAAYSLARLDRPWSGPMAIAIFFVYLVPPTLLFLSLSRVVVAAGLQDKTWALILVYPTITIPVSVWLLMGFLRAIPKDIEEQAMVDGYSRLGAFARIVLPLVFPGIVAVVVFAFTLTASEFIYALAFVSPTTEKPISTGVPTALVRGDVFFWQSLQAATVLVAVPIALVFNLFLNRFIAGFTMGAVKG from the coding sequence ATGAGGGCCGCCGAGGTCGAACGGATGCGGCGGCAGGCGCGCCGGCGACACATCGCGTCGCGCGTGACCGTGTACGTGCTCGCGGCCATGGCGGCGCTATTCGCGGCCGGACCGTTCCTGTGGGCGGCGATCACCGCGTTCAAGGAGAACCGGGACCTCTACCGCCGCGACAACAACCCATTCATCTTCAATCTGGCCCCCACGCGCGAGCACGTCGACTACCTCTTCACCAGCACGGATTTCCCGACCTTCGTCTGGAACACGCTCTGGGTGGGACTGCTTGTCACCGCGATCACCCTCGGCCTCGGCCTGCCCGCGGCCTACAGCCTGGCGCGACTCGACCGGCCCTGGTCAGGTCCGATGGCGATCGCGATCTTCTTCGTCTACCTGGTGCCGCCCACCTTGCTGTTCCTCTCGCTGTCGCGCGTCGTTGTGGCCGCAGGCCTGCAGGATAAGACCTGGGCGCTCATACTCGTCTACCCGACCATCACGATCCCGGTCTCGGTGTGGCTGCTGATGGGCTTCCTCCGCGCGATCCCGAAGGACATCGAGGAGCAGGCCATGGTCGACGGGTACAGCAGGCTCGGCGCGTTCGCCCGCATCGTCCTCCCCCTCGTCTTCCCCGGCATCGTCGCCGTCGTCGTGTTCGCGTTCACACTGACGGCGAGCGAGTTCATCTATGCCCTGGCCTTCGTCTCGCCAACCACAGAGAAGCCGATCAGCACCGGCGTACCGACGGCCCTGGTGCGCGGCGACGTGTTCTTCTGGCAGTCGCTGCAGGCGGCAACAGTTCTCGTCGCAGTGCCGATCGCACTCGTGTTCAACTTGTTCCTGAACCGGTTCATCGCCGGCTTCACGATGGGTGCCGTCAAGGGCTGA
- a CDS encoding AfsR/SARP family transcriptional regulator encodes MIGFSRGEARPDPPRFRLLGALEVGEIERLGGPRQRAVLAALLLRANDTAGIGYLTRAAWDDPPMAPESNLRTYVAGLRKILRDERADLVTRNGGYSLVLDPDELDVARFEYLAGEGGRALQDEDFATADKHFRQALELWRGEPLEGQAIGSALQAEVGRLQDRRFAVIEQHCRANLELGNHASLVSELQSLVDEHPLREELSAQLMLALYRSNRRADALDVFRQTREVLVRELGIEPGPRLQSVQGEILGSHRTAAPAPPLGRHRRLPMDIADFTGRRDELWRLRRLVDEAVSGPVTVCVIEGMAGVGKTRLAIHAAHQLGSYEDIQLWADLRGFDSAQPPAEPSAVLGAFLHALGVPAEQLPHDLDERAALYRDRLAGARSLVLLDNAVSEEQVRPLLPGGPDSLVLVTTRCSLAGLDGAVMLGLDVFSEREAVELMARIVGPQRIAAEPDAAARIARLCGFLPLAVTLAARRLRARQSWLLADLADRLEGDRLDQLDLGDRGVRAVFELSYLALADDQRRLFRLLGLHPGDDFTAESVAALCGLTPASAESMLDALLDFYLLEQITPGRYHFHDLVRDFARDCLRSDESPAAQADSVQRLLAWFVASADAADRALQPSRHRVVLDVDAFHRQFDQDQAMRWFEAENDNLVRAVQVAADHGCHRHAWQLPSFLLSWFYRRRLWADWISTYTVGLASARRLADRTGEAMMLNGLGVAHSDLDQYVEAIACHQQALVIERAAGDRSGQAWNLNNLGVALGDLGRFDEAVDCFQQALVLHQDSHGKGLALSNLGDAYRALGRLDEALGQLRQALRLQRTSGDRAAQRYTRSCLGDVYVALGKPARAIEHYRQALAISRETGDRWQAAIVLARLADVLGDGDQAEACRQEAGMILAELRGGPKTQKLREQLGDLV; translated from the coding sequence ATGATCGGGTTTTCGAGGGGTGAAGCGCGTCCGGATCCGCCCCGATTCCGGTTGCTCGGCGCGCTCGAGGTCGGCGAGATCGAGCGGCTCGGTGGGCCACGGCAACGGGCGGTGCTGGCCGCGCTGCTGTTGCGGGCCAACGACACCGCCGGCATCGGGTATCTCACCCGCGCAGCCTGGGACGATCCGCCGATGGCCCCCGAGTCGAACCTGCGCACGTACGTCGCGGGCCTGCGCAAGATCCTGCGCGACGAGCGGGCCGACCTGGTCACCCGCAACGGTGGTTACAGCCTCGTGCTGGACCCGGACGAGCTCGACGTGGCGCGGTTCGAGTATCTCGCCGGCGAAGGCGGAAGAGCCTTGCAGGACGAGGATTTCGCCACCGCCGACAAGCATTTCCGGCAGGCCCTGGAGCTCTGGCGAGGAGAACCACTCGAGGGGCAGGCCATCGGTTCGGCCTTGCAGGCGGAGGTCGGCCGGCTGCAGGATCGCCGGTTCGCCGTCATCGAGCAGCATTGCCGGGCCAATCTCGAGCTCGGGAATCACGCCTCGCTGGTGTCCGAACTGCAGAGCCTGGTCGACGAACACCCTTTGCGGGAAGAGCTTTCGGCCCAGTTGATGCTCGCGCTGTACCGCTCGAACCGTCGCGCGGACGCATTGGACGTGTTCCGCCAGACCCGGGAAGTGCTGGTGCGCGAGCTGGGGATCGAGCCCGGGCCGCGGCTGCAGAGCGTCCAGGGTGAGATCCTCGGCTCGCACCGTACGGCGGCTCCGGCGCCTCCGTTGGGCCGGCATCGCCGTCTGCCGATGGATATCGCCGACTTCACCGGTCGGCGCGACGAGTTGTGGCGGCTGCGGCGACTCGTCGACGAGGCGGTCAGCGGTCCGGTCACGGTGTGCGTGATCGAGGGGATGGCAGGCGTCGGCAAGACCCGGCTGGCGATTCACGCGGCGCACCAGCTCGGCTCGTACGAGGACATCCAGCTCTGGGCGGACCTGCGTGGTTTCGACAGCGCGCAGCCGCCGGCCGAGCCCAGCGCCGTACTCGGGGCGTTCCTGCACGCCCTCGGTGTTCCGGCCGAGCAGCTGCCGCACGACCTGGACGAACGGGCCGCGCTCTATCGGGACCGGTTGGCCGGCGCGAGATCCCTTGTGCTGCTGGACAATGCCGTCAGCGAGGAGCAAGTGCGACCGCTGCTGCCCGGCGGTCCCGACAGCCTGGTGCTGGTCACGACGCGGTGCAGTCTGGCCGGGCTGGATGGTGCCGTCATGCTCGGGCTCGACGTGTTCTCCGAGCGGGAGGCGGTCGAGTTGATGGCCCGAATCGTCGGGCCGCAGCGGATCGCGGCCGAGCCCGATGCGGCCGCGCGAATCGCCCGGTTGTGCGGGTTTCTGCCGTTGGCGGTGACGCTGGCCGCCCGGCGATTGCGGGCCCGGCAGAGTTGGCTGCTCGCGGATCTGGCCGACCGGTTGGAGGGTGATCGGCTCGACCAGCTGGATCTGGGCGATCGTGGCGTGCGAGCCGTTTTCGAGTTGTCCTACCTGGCTTTGGCCGATGACCAGCGACGGTTGTTCCGGCTGCTGGGGCTGCATCCGGGGGACGATTTCACGGCGGAATCGGTTGCCGCGCTGTGTGGTCTGACGCCTGCGAGTGCCGAATCGATGCTCGACGCGTTGCTCGATTTCTACCTGCTCGAGCAGATCACGCCCGGGCGCTACCACTTCCACGACCTGGTCCGCGATTTCGCCCGGGATTGCTTGCGCTCTGACGAAAGCCCTGCTGCGCAAGCGGATTCGGTCCAACGCCTGCTCGCGTGGTTCGTCGCCTCGGCGGATGCGGCCGATCGGGCTCTGCAACCGTCGCGCCATCGCGTCGTACTCGATGTCGACGCCTTCCATCGGCAGTTCGACCAGGATCAGGCGATGCGCTGGTTCGAGGCCGAGAATGACAACCTGGTCAGGGCGGTGCAGGTCGCGGCCGATCATGGTTGCCATCGGCATGCATGGCAGCTGCCCTCGTTCCTGTTGAGCTGGTTCTACCGGCGCAGGCTCTGGGCAGACTGGATCAGCACGTACACGGTCGGCCTCGCCTCCGCGCGCCGATTGGCCGATCGCACCGGTGAGGCGATGATGCTGAACGGCCTCGGTGTCGCGCACTCCGACCTCGATCAGTATGTGGAGGCCATCGCCTGTCATCAGCAGGCGCTGGTGATCGAGCGAGCCGCGGGAGACCGATCCGGCCAAGCCTGGAACCTGAACAACCTCGGCGTCGCGTTGGGCGACCTCGGCCGGTTCGACGAAGCGGTCGACTGTTTCCAGCAGGCCTTGGTGCTGCACCAGGACTCCCACGGCAAGGGTCTGGCCCTGAGCAACCTCGGTGATGCCTATCGGGCGCTGGGCCGGCTCGACGAGGCACTTGGCCAGCTCCGTCAGGCTCTGCGGTTGCAGCGGACCAGCGGCGATCGGGCCGCGCAGCGCTACACCCGGAGCTGCCTGGGAGATGTGTACGTCGCGTTGGGTAAACCCGCGCGGGCCATCGAGCACTACCGCCAGGCCCTCGCGATAAGTCGCGAGACCGGCGATCGTTGGCAGGCCGCCATCGTGCTCGCGCGGCTCGCGGACGTCCTGGGCGATGGCGATCAGGCCGAGGCGTGCCGCCAGGAGGCGGGGATGATCCTGGCCGAACTCCGCGGCGGGCCGAAAACGCAGAAGTTGCGCGAGCAGCTCGGCGACCTCGTGTAG
- a CDS encoding maleylpyruvate isomerase N-terminal domain-containing protein: MDRVDGFLAGLPGGMDEYGVEAATAQFKRIAGRVAPTAWDNGTPCDITVREVVDHVVAGNIFAVRLLAGASAADATAGLDIDHLGDDPLSALATSCQSQLDAFAAADQTRLLHHPSRDISFETFVRFRMGELVVHA; encoded by the coding sequence GTGGATCGGGTTGATGGGTTTCTCGCCGGGTTGCCGGGCGGAATGGACGAGTACGGCGTCGAGGCAGCGACCGCCCAGTTCAAACGGATCGCGGGCAGAGTGGCGCCGACGGCCTGGGATAACGGCACGCCCTGCGACATCACCGTTCGCGAGGTTGTCGATCACGTTGTCGCGGGCAACATCTTCGCCGTACGACTGCTGGCGGGCGCATCCGCCGCCGACGCCACCGCGGGGCTGGACATCGACCACCTCGGCGACGACCCGCTCTCGGCGTTGGCGACGTCGTGCCAGAGTCAACTGGACGCGTTCGCGGCTGCCGATCAAACCCGGCTGCTTCACCACCCCAGCAGGGACATCTCCTTCGAGACGTTCGTGCGGTTCCGCATGGGGGAGTTGGTCGTACACGCGTGA
- a CDS encoding DUF4242 domain-containing protein encodes MPLFMDVHEELPEGATAKDVAEAHKADMQVQDDYGVKYLRYWVDETKHKVFCLAEAPDAEAAIAVHREAHGLLADHVYEVVEGS; translated from the coding sequence ATGCCGCTGTTCATGGACGTACACGAGGAACTGCCCGAGGGCGCGACGGCCAAGGACGTCGCCGAGGCGCACAAGGCCGACATGCAGGTACAGGACGATTACGGTGTGAAGTACCTGCGCTACTGGGTCGACGAGACCAAGCACAAGGTGTTCTGCCTCGCCGAGGCGCCCGACGCCGAAGCCGCGATCGCGGTGCACCGGGAGGCGCACGGCCTGCTCGCAGACCACGTCTACGAGGTCGTAGAGGGCAGCTGA